In one Pelosinus sp. IPA-1 genomic region, the following are encoded:
- a CDS encoding calcium-binding protein — protein ADTMIGGLGNDTYVVDNIGDAVIENAGEGIDTVLSSIAYTLGANVENLTLTGTANINGVGNDLNNVITGNSGNNVLAGGLGADTMIGGQGNDTYVVDNIGDVIVENAGEGTDTVYSNLASYTLGSNLENLILYGTGNINGIGNGLNNVITGNSSNNVLSGEAGDDILDGGLGADTMIGGLGNDTYVVDNIGDAVVENAGEGIDTVLSSIAYTLGANVENLTLTGTANINGVGNDLNNVITGNSGNNVLAGGLGADTMIGGQGNDAYVVDDVGDVIVENAGEGTDTVYSNLTTYTLGANLENLILYGTGNINGTGNEVNNVLTGNSGNNTLDGGFGADTMIGGLGNDTYVVDNIGDAVIENAGEGIDTVLSSIAYTLGANVENLTL, from the coding sequence GTGCGGATACGATGATTGGCGGTCTGGGAAATGATACCTATGTAGTAGACAATATTGGTGATGCTGTTATAGAAAATGCAGGTGAAGGCATAGATACCGTATTATCAAGTATTGCCTACACGTTGGGTGCCAATGTGGAGAACTTGACATTGACTGGTACAGCTAATATTAATGGTGTCGGCAATGACTTGAATAATGTCATCACAGGTAACAGCGGCAATAATGTTCTGGCCGGCGGTTTGGGTGCGGATACTATGATTGGCGGTCAAGGGAATGATACCTATGTGGTAGACAATATAGGTGACGTGATCGTAGAAAATGCAGGTGAAGGAACGGATACGGTGTATTCGAATCTTGCCAGCTATACCTTGGGATCCAATCTTGAGAACCTAATTCTTTATGGTACTGGTAATATTAATGGTATTGGCAATGGCCTCAATAACGTCATCACGGGTAACAGTAGCAATAATGTTCTGAGTGGTGAGGCTGGTGATGATATACTAGACGGTGGTTTAGGTGCGGATACTATGATAGGCGGTCTGGGAAATGATACCTATGTAGTAGACAATATTGGTGATGCTGTTGTAGAAAATGCAGGTGAAGGCATAGATACCGTATTGTCAAGTATTGCCTACACGTTGGGGGCCAATGTGGAGAACTTGACATTAACCGGTACAGCCAACATTAATGGTGTCGGTAATGACCTCAATAACGTCATCACTGGTAATAGCGGCAATAACGTTCTGGCTGGTGGCTTGGGTGCAGATACGATGATTGGCGGTCAGGGAAATGATGCCTATGTGGTAGACGATGTAGGCGATGTGATCGTAGAAAATGCAGGTGAAGGAACGGACACGGTGTATTCCAATCTTACTACCTATACCTTAGGAGCCAATCTTGAGAACCTAATTCTTTATGGTACTGGTAATATTAACGGTACTGGTAATGAAGTTAATAATGTTCTAACAGGTAACAGTGGCAATAATACTCTAGACGGTGGCTTCGGTGCGGATACGATGATTGGCGGTCTGGGAAATGATACCTATGTAGTAGACAATATTGGTGATGCTGTTATAGAAAATGCAGGTGAAGGCATAGATACCGTATTATCAAGTATTGCCTACACGTTGGGTGCCAATGTGGAGAACTTGACATTG